CTCAGGTGAGAACATGGACGGAATATAATAATGTTGCACTTACATCTGAACATTTGGATTTCAATGAAAATCcctatttaatattttttatttctctataaaaaacatttcatttaaggTGTGACAAAGtgatttcatgttttctctgcttTAGTGGACCAAGGCAGCAGTGAAGACATAATTCTGTCCACGTTGGCGCTTCCATCTCAAACGGCCGTGGGAAGATTCGCTGAGGTCTACAGCGAGGGTGACGATGATTACGACAACGCGGGAATCTGTCTGATATTGGGCGGCTCAGAGGAAGAGTCGAGTCGAAGCTTAGAGGCCAACGAAGGTGATTGGGTGGCCAAGAAAAAATCAGGTTAGTTGCAGGAGCACAGAGCCATTCCTGGTTTTATTGTGGACGTATAGGGAAGCATAGCCACCAAGGGGCGCCAAAGCTGCAAGGTGACACACTCCTTTATAATAGAGCTATAACAGTGGCAATAGACCCATTTAAGTGTGACGTAGGCATACTAAAAGAGGTGCATGCGTGCGCAGGCTTGGTACAAAACAACCAGAGAACTGCATTGTACTAGCATCGACACACGattgaaacacttttgttttcgtataaaaacaaaacaatgccaTCGTGTGAAGTTGTTGATTGCACAAATAGGAGTACCAATAATCCAGGACTTAAATTTTACAGCATACCGGCTGGTGGGCACCCTTTTCAGAAGAATAGACGAGATTTATGGTTGTGTGTTATTAAACAGAGGCTAACAGCTGACGtatcctacacacacacacacacacacacggacagagACCGCGCTGAAGAccggataaagtaaaaatcagccgaattatgatagaaataaacagcataaagttgccaaataaccaAGATccgtttgttcagaagcgatcgtgTCAACGTAATcgctgctgaggcgatggtaCACGGGGTGGACAGAGTGCTATCTCAGTCTgtatccagtaaaaagtgaccataataagctgtaaatggactgatatgcagatgtgggacagtgaggaggagacttcatgtagagatggaaagTCATCCGataaaactgatcagaatatgcggaaatacacggaaacctcGGTAACAGGagtacatatatgtatattaattaattaagtgACCATGTTTGTCATGCTGCATGTTAATCTTAACCGATTTATACCATTCAAAGATCTAGATATTCTGCTTCTTATTGAAAATAGTATCTAATTTGTAAAATGCTAACTCTTAACTTTAATGTATTATGCCAATTTGGCTGCTTTTGTAAGCCTTAGAGTGCTTGATTAGGTCTGCTAGAATGTGTCAGCTTCTGCTCATGAAGTTTGAGGAAAAACTGCTCTTAAATCTTTAATCCTGCAGCTACAGCCACAATTTGTAGCTTCAATGTCGCTACAATCTTCCCCTTTCTTATAATTATACTTCTAGTGGGAATGCTTAGCATTTACCCCATATTTTGCTTCCACAGCTAGGAGTTGGCAATTCTTTTTTGCATTGCCACAACAATGCAAGTGGGAATTCTTACTGTTGATATGAATGTATTTTTATGAAGTTTGAAAGTTTATCTGATTTGTTAGATTTTTTATTGTTACAAGGTTGTCTATTCACTTGTTTCCACATTAACATACATCCTGTTTAAGTAGCACGCACAGAAAAGTGAGAGATTCCTCCAGGATTCTAAACTGTGATTATATTCACAGGTCCACTGTCCCAGCTCTTCTTCTGCCCTCAATGTTCATTCACACATCGCACAAAGAGGAAAGTCCAGGAGCACATCCTCAGCGTGCACCGCACCGCAACTGCCGGCCATAAGAAAAAAGCTCTGAAACAAAACAGAATCAGGAGCGAGGGCAAGATCCAAGACCCGTGCGCGGAGAAAAAGAAGGAAGACGGTGACTCAGAAAAGCAAAGGAAGCGCAAAGACGGAAAGACCAAGAAGCGGCGCCGACGGAAAGAGCCGACTGGGAACGACCGGAGGTTTTTGACCACGCGGGTGGTGAGCAAAAACTTCACGGAGGAAGAAACCAAATGCCCGACGTGCGAGAAGATTTTCGAACACCCCAACCAGATGAAAACCCACCTAAAGATCCACAGCTTTCGCTACCACTGCATTGTTTGTGAGAAAGGATTCACCAGCCAGTCGGGATACTACCAGCACCAGAGGCTCCACAAGAAAGGACGCAGGTTCATCTGCACTATCTGCAACAAGGGCTTCCTGTGTAACTACTCACTGAAGCAGCACCAAAGACTGCACGGCGGCCCCAGGCACCCGTGCAACATCTGCGGGAAGCATTTCAGCAAGGCCGGCATCATACGACACATCCAGATGCACAAAGGGGAGAGGAACTACCTGTGCACCACCTGCGGCAGCTCCTTCCTGTCCTCGGGCGAGCTGGTGCTGCACAACCGGGTCC
This genomic window from Gouania willdenowi chromosome 6, fGouWil2.1, whole genome shotgun sequence contains:
- the LOC114464877 gene encoding zinc finger protein 583-like, which produces MAWKSKGSALPPSSVQLLVPPVRLMSALVWKVVQQRSVMQYDMVLDFIGLATEMLPDLLSPSQKAQLVLGLRARLVLELCRGDGIANLSIIQNHLNKIHTFSAELSSSEQMADADILKTSYSNFASLIQNILNVPFEKEFFFQEVFPTNYGSAYSKRIEQLVSVFLSRLEQLLPIPSMQQTAAWIDETSVSEDFKQHLSEPFALKTLLLHHNQPGILNSVDQGSSEDIILSTLALPSQTAVGRFAEVYSEGDDDYDNAGICLILGGSEEESSRSLEANEGDWVAKKKSGPLSQLFFCPQCSFTHRTKRKVQEHILSVHRTATAGHKKKALKQNRIRSEGKIQDPCAEKKKEDGDSEKQRKRKDGKTKKRRRRKEPTGNDRRFLTTRVVSKNFTEEETKCPTCEKIFEHPNQMKTHLKIHSFRYHCIVCEKGFTSQSGYYQHQRLHKKGRRFICTICNKGFLCNYSLKQHQRLHGGPRHPCNICGKHFSKAGIIRHIQMHKGERNYLCTTCGSSFLSSGELVLHNRVHTGETPYTCVHCGKGFASKSHLNVHTRSHTGERPYLCTECPKRFLTLNCLKRHTLSHNGVKPFKCSHCDREFSQQGNLKRHMATHKTEGL